From one Triticum aestivum cultivar Chinese Spring chromosome 4B, IWGSC CS RefSeq v2.1, whole genome shotgun sequence genomic stretch:
- the LOC123095142 gene encoding uncharacterized protein, giving the protein MMCTDGLSDAEIGILHALHWPDGTRKKSSKGNVEHKNISLLVQALLDKYNEAHHLLGDFAYELDDVVIFREFVEGEKVTRFYHINLATKTKGEDGLHSGVNNLFFAEVRQIKGENVYVLSCLCMVKATDCGQSYGCLSYGNVDLKHPVDTDKYKGGHTAPRSPCCGFYLRCDVIPGLDVPECIEDEEARLAKEEARLRYIYKCPAPAKLDGGRVCAGLAKGEDAGLTKGECGQGSVKYIVPARRRLLV; this is encoded by the exons ATGAT GTGCACAGATGGGCTTTCGGATGCTGAAATTGGTATATTACACGCCCTTCACTGGCCTGATGGCACAAGGAAGAAATCTTCTAAAGGCAATGTGGAACATAAGAATATCAGCTTATTAGTTCAAGCGTTACTGGACAAATACAATGAAGCTCACCATCTTTTGGGG GATTTTGCATATGAACTTGATGATGTTGTTATCTTCCGAGAATTTGTTGAGGGGGAGAAAGTGACTAGGTTCTATCATATCAATCTGGCTACAAAAACCAAAGGAGAAGATGGTCTGCACAGTGGCGTCAACAATTTATTTTTTGCTGAAGTCAGACAAATTAAAGGAGAAAATGTATATGTACTCAGTTGTTTATGTATGGTTAAAGCTACTGACTGTG GCCAAAGCTATGGTTGCTTGAGTTATGGAAATGTTGATTTGAAGCACCCTGTTGATACTGATAAATACAAAGGTGGCCACACTGCCCCGCGCTCACCATGTTGCGGTTTTTATCTACGGTGTGATGTTATCCCTGGCCTAGATGTACCTGAATGCATCGAGGATGAGGAGGCTAGGCTGGCGAAGGAGGAGGCTAGGTTAAGATATATATACAAG TGCCCTGCTCCGGCAAAATTGGATGGTGGAAGAGTGTGTGCTGGTTTGGCAAAGGGAGAGGATGCTGGTTTGACCAAGGGAGAGTGTGGCCAGGGAAGCGTGAAATACATTGTACCTGCTAGGCGTCGCCTGCTGGTTTGA
- the LOC123095143 gene encoding pumilio homolog 2, whose protein sequence is MTLEQLLMSRSALVVQLLEQVDEEIRRRVLGWFVHRAHEIMGNRQGHAEFATLLRICRWRHEELRSIVEAAITPNLVSRSNDGVTSLKMLIAEVARHWDLSERLVGSFVNERVMDEPGGNELIAHCFTTMPYEATKALIRHALDTINDKLESEFGSRCLAVCFRNARADELKDFEKVVCEDAIAMAMGQYSNYFMQGVLEHGDIGVQYAVVDQLMTEVASLCCHRYGHYVLQSCILKTGDYRGELLRRLIQELERLGDTQLAGLVKNRFGSRVLSRLLDTAETPRFRNERWGWELAQRIRRASAAHLGPDLEKTNAKRVMKSVDRMGL, encoded by the exons ATGACGCTTGAGCAGCTGCTGATGTCCCGCTCGGCGTTGGTGGTCCAACTGCTCGAGCAGGTTGACGAGGAGATACGCCGCAGGGTGCTCGGCTGGTTCGTGCACCGCGCGCACGAGATCATGGGGAACAGGCAGGGGCATGCGGAGTTCGCCACGCTGCTGCGCATCTGCCGCTGGCGGCATGAGGAGCTCCGCAGCATCGTGGAGGCCGCCATCACGCCCAACCTCGTCTCAAGGTCCAACGACGG gGTGACTTCTCTGAAGATGCTCATTGCCGAGGTGGCGCGGCACTGGGACCTGTCCGAGCGGCTCGTCGGCAGCTTCGTGAATGAGCGCGTGATGGACGAGCCCGGAGGGAACGAACTGATTGCTCACTGTTTCACCACGATGCCTTACGAGGCGACCAAG GCTCTGATCCGGCACGCCCTGGACACCATCAATGACAAGCTGGAGTCAGAGTTCGGGTCGAGGTGCCTGGCAGTATGCTTCAGGAACGCGCGAGCTGACGAGCTCAAGGACTTCGAGAAGGTCGTCTGTGAAGACGCCATAGCAATGGCCATGGGCCAATACAG CAACTACTTCATGCAGGGCGTCCTGGAGCATGGGGACATAGGTGTACAGTACGCCGTCGTGGATCAGCTCATGACGGAAGTCGCCAGTCTGTGCTGCCACCGGTACGGGCACTACGTCCTGCAGTCTTGCATCCTGAAGACCGGCGATTACCGGGGCGAGCTGCTGCGGCGTCTGATCCAGGAGCTTGAACGGCTGGGCGATACACAGCTCGCCGGGCTGGTGAAGAACCGCTTCGGCAGTCGCGTCCTCAGCCGCCTGCTCGACACGGCCGAAACTCCT CGCTTCAGGAACGAGCGCTGGGGTTGGGAGCTGGCCCAGAGGATCCGGCGCGCATCGGCGGCCCACCTGGGGCCTGACCTGGAGAAGACTAACGCAAAGCGGGTGATGAAGTCCGTAGACCGGATGGGGCTGTAG